A segment of the Vibrio parahaemolyticus genome:
CTATTTAATAAGCGAGCGGTAATTTCGTACCTAGCTTGATGTCGAATCCGTGTGAGCCAGTTCCTAGGATCATTTTCAACTCTCGACCAATAAATAAGAGATTCAAAAAAGCTTACTCGGTCCAAATAAAATTCTGGAGAACGAATCATTTGTTTCAGAACATCATGAACACGATTTAAACCAACAGCAGAATCAATTTCACTCTTCATGATTTCACTCTGTGAAGCTAATTCTGCGACAATGTTACAGCTATGTTGTAAATTGTATTTTTCAATGAGTCTCGTTTGAATGAAATAACTAATAATTTCATCCAAGTTTGAACTCAAGTCATCATGCAGATTAAATGTGTCATCATTTAATATTTCCACGATGCCTTCAGCCGAGCTTTGAGAAAATTGGTACGTTTGTATACCCGAAATATACACTGCGATATCAACATCTAAATCAGGATCTACAAGCACCGCTGGTTCACCTAACGCTTGTCCCCAAACTCTCTCTTCAACAGCCTTCAGGCGTTTTTTGATTAGGCTTTGATATTGCCCATCACGAAATACAAATTTTAGAGATTCGAAAACCCCACTTCCTTCTGGCTCAAACTTTACAGCAACACTGTTGTTTCCATTTTTTTTCCAAAGCAATATAGCCATAACAACGCAGAGCACAGCAAGTGGCAAACAGACATACATTAATGTTGGATTTAGTAGGCCAATTAGCATAATCACTACACCAACCACTAAAAGACTCTTCCAGAATGTTCGAATCTGCGCCATCATTTGGCTCATAAACGAACTGGATTCGTCTTCCGAGCCTTTAATACGAGTCAGATAAACACCACATGCCATTGATAACAACAAACTCGGTATCTGTGAAACAAGGCCATCCCCAATCGTAAGTACCGAGAATCGCTTCACGCTCTCCGACAACGACAAATCAAACTGGTTGATGCCCACATAAATTCCACCAAACAAGTTGACAAGGCTGATCAGGATACCAGCAATCGCGTCACCTTTTACGAACTTCATCGCTCCATCTAGTGAGCCAAACAGTTTGTTTTCCGTACCGAGATCAGCACGAAGCTTTTGAGCCTGCTCTCCGGAAATAAGACCACTTTTCAGGTCCCCATCAATGGTCATCTGCTTACCAGGTAAAGCATCTAACGAGAATCGCGCACCTACCTCGGCAACACGTTCACCACCTTTTGTCACAACGAGAAACTGTACAATAGTAATAATGACGAAGATCAAAAGACCCGAGATTAGGTTTCCCCCCATCACGAACTCACCAATCGTCTCAATAACTCGGCCTACATCTTCGTTTGCGATGATGTTTCTTGTCGTAGCAATAGATAACAACAGTCGAAACGTGGTTAAAAGTAATACCATTGTAGGTAAAAATGTGACTTTCAGCGGCTGGTCGTTTTCTAACATGATAATCAACAGCAACGCCGAGCTTACAAAGCTAATCAACAAAAAAAAGTCGATGACCACACCAGGCAGTGTTACCAATATGATTGTTGGTAGCAAAAATGCAATCATCACACTACTTGGATTAAATAGTAGTGTTGAATTACGTAGTTTTGAAATCATATAGACTCCAAGACACCTCTTAACTCTTCAACGATTTTCTGAGTATTAATACTAACCACACTGTCACTATTTTCGATAGTCAGCGCGACCCCATCTGCCATTTCCTGCCTTTGGATCTTCAGTGTTTTAGCTTCATCTTCAAGCTCCGCATGTAACACATCTATTAAATGATTTATCAGGTTTTCACTTTGGCTAAGTTTTGTTAAACGAGAAGATACTGCCAAAGCAATTTGTGTTTTCAGTTCATTTTTTATTTCTGAAACCATGCGTTCTATACCAATGAGCTTTTCGCTTAGAATTTGCTCCGCGCTAAAAAACCAGTCCATCTGTTGGTCAACCCACTCATCAGCTATTTTTTTATATTCTTTAGAAATGCTTTCGTTTAGCTCTCTCTCTTTCTCTTCAATTAATTCTAATATCTGATTTTCAAGCAATCGTTGGTATTCAGTAACTTTGTCTTCCATTGCCATCAACAAAGCACGAGATTCCTGATACATAACTAATTCTGATTTTTTTACTACGTTAGAGCTTCGATTTGACTTAAAGCCTAGACGCGGAATCTCATAATCAGACTTTCTTAACTCTATGTACAAAGGAGCACCTCCAATTCAAATTTATTCAGACTTTATCCACACCAAATATGATTATCAAAGGAAAAAAAAAGACTAAACCTGAGCAAATCTGATTTAGTCTTTTTCAATTTTAAAGAAGCACTATCGCTATTACATCATTTTGAAATTAGATGAATTTGCCACTGGCACCACCATACTCCGTTCGCTATGCGCCCAGATACTTACACTTGAGTTTGAACCAACCAAACCTGAAACCAATGTGGTTTCGTATTCCTTCCTCGTTGTATTCAAATCTCTAATATTATTCAAAATACCTTGAGTGTAGTTTCGAGCATGACCACTCATCATTCCCTGAGTTGTCAACACAGGAGCTGGCATATTTACTTTCCATTTTTTGCCAGAAACAGATCCAACAACCTCTTTAGTTGAACCTTCATTGCGAGCAACTCCAGATGAAGCTGTGCTTTGATTGTCCAATCCTGACTCAAAATTTTGAGCAGAGGAGTTGTCAACTTTTTTCGCAAATCTTAATTCTGGGCCGTCATTCAATTCACCAGTTGCCCATGGAATTTCATCTTTCACATCTTCTGTAACAAGCACAGCTTCTTTGAATTCAATTCCATCTTCAACTTGCGCAGACTGCCAATCAACAAAAGAATCACTGGCTTGAGTCTGAATTGAAGCTTGACCTGACCCCAGATTCACTTTGAGGGTTGAGGTAAATCGCTCACCCAACGGATTGATATCCGTGTCTGTCTCAGCATTTACATGAAATTTAATCTCGCTTCTATGAGTAAAAGAGCTTTCTGAAACCTCTTTTTCTTGGCTAGTTGCAAGATGATTTACTTCATCCACACTCGGTGTCGATTCTGGCGTACCTACACCGGAATCAATGCCTTCCGAGGCATTACCTTGTGCCGAAGTTGGCTCACCGCTAGACGCATCCGCACTTGGTTTCTGCTCTGGCGTTGCCACACCGGAATCAATACCTTCTGAGACATTGCCTTGCGCCGAAGTTGGCTCACCGGTAGATGCATCCGCACTTGGTTTCTCCTCTGGGGTTGCCACATTTGGTTCCACACCCTTCGAGCTGCCAGCTTGTGCTGGTGTACCCGTTTGCAGCGCGTTCCCTTCTGCGTTCACACTGCCCTTCGATGACGGTGCCGTGCTTGCCGATGACGTCGAAGAGGCTGGTATGCGATCGCGCATCTCATAGCCCATCGTCTCACCATTGCTGTCGACGCGTGTTGGACGGTAACCTGGGTTGCCATCAACGCTCGCGTTGCCCGCGCTGGTGATCACTCGAGCTGGCGTCTTCACTTCTGGCCAACGCTTCGCCGGACCCGACGACGCTTGCTCTGACTCTACCGACGGTACGCTCTCTCCACTTTCGTGTGTTGGGGTACTTTCGCCCACAGCATTCTTGTCGTCTGCCGTATTTGGCTCACCCGTTGCCGCGTCCACACTCGGTGTCGATTCTGGCGTACCTACACTGGAATCAATACCTTCCGAGGCATGACCTTGCGCCGAAGTTGGCTCACCACTAAACGCATCCGCGCTTGGTTTCTGCTCTGGCGTTGCCACACCGGAATCAATACCTTCTGAGGCATTACCTTGTGCCGAAGTTGGCTCACCGCTAGACGCATCCGCGCTTGGTTTCTGCTCTGGTGTTGCCACATTTGGCTCCACACCCTTCGAGCTGCCGGCTTGTGCTGGTGTCCCAGTTTGCGGCGCGTTCCCTTCTGCGTTCACACTGCTCTTCGATGACGGTCCCGTGCTTGCCGATGGCGTCGAAGAGGCTGGCACGCGATCGCGCATCTCATAGCCCATCGTCTCACCATTGCTGTCGACGCGTGTTGGACGGTAACCTGGGTTGCCATCGATGCTCGCGTTGCCCGCGCTGGTGATCACTCGAGCTGGCGTCTTCACTTCTGGCCAACGCTTCGCCGGACCCGACGACGCTTGCTCTGGCTCTACCGAAGGGGTGCTTTCGCCCACAGCATTCTTGTCGTCTGCCATGTTTGGCTCACCCGTTGCCGCGTCCACACTCGGTGTCGATTCTGGCGTACCTACACCGGAATCAATGCCTTCTGGGGCATTACCTTGTGCCGAAGTTGGCTCACCTCTAGACGCATCCGCACTTGGTTTCTGCTCTGGCGTGCCTACACTGGAATCAATACCTTCCGAGGCATGACCTTGTGCCGAAGTTGGCTCACCACTAGACGCACCCATACTTGGTTTCTGCTCTGGCGTTGCCACACCGGCATCAATGCCTTCTGAGGCATTGCCTTGTGCCGAAGTTGGCTCACCACTAAACGCATCCGCGCTTGGTTTCTGCTCTGGCGTTGCCACACCGGAATCAATACCTTCTGAGGCATTACCTTGTGCCGAAGTTGGCTCACCACTAGACGCATCCGCACTTGGTTTCTGATCTGGTGTTGCCACATTTGGCTCCACACCCTTCGTGCTATCAGCTTGTGCTGGTGTGCCCGTTTGTGGCGCGTTCCCTTCTGTATTCACACTGCCCTTCGATGACGGTGCCGTGCTTGCCGATGGCGTCGAAGAGGCTGGCACGCGATCGCGCATCTCATAGCCCATCGTCTCACCATTGCTGTCGACGCGTGTTGGACGGTAACCTGGGTTGCCATCAACGCTCGCGTTGCCCGCGCTGGTGATCACTCGAGCTGGCGTCTTCACTTCTGGCCAACGCTTCGCTGGACCCGACGACGCTTGCTCTGACTCTACCGACGGTACGCTCTCTCCACTTTCGTGTGTTGGGGTACTTTCGCCCACAGCACTCTTGTCGTCTGCCGTATTTGGCTCACCCGTTACCGCGTCCATACTCGGTGTCGATTCTGGCGTACCTACACCGGAATCAGTGCCTTCAGGAGCACTACCTTGTGCTGCCGTTGGCTCACCACTAGACGCGTCCACACTCGGTGTCGATTCTGGCGTACTCACACCGGCATCAATGCCTTCTGAGGCATTACCTTGTGCCGAAGTTGGCTCACCACTAGACGCATCCGTACTTGGTTTATGCTCTGGCGTACCTACACCGGAATCAATACCTTCTGATGCATTGCCTTGTGCCGAAGTCGGCTCACCACTAGACGCATCCGCACTTGGTTTCTGCTCTGGTGTTGCCATATTTGGCTCCACACCCTTCGAGCTGCCGGCTTGTGCTGGTGTCCCAGTTTGCGGCGCGTTCCCTTCTGCGTTCACACTGCCCTTCGATGACGGTGCCGTGCTTGCCGATGGCGTCGAAGAGGCTGGCACGCGATCGCGCATCTCATAGCCCATCGTCTCACCATTGCTGTCGACGCGTGTTGGACGGTAACCTGGGTTGCCATCGATGCTCGCGTTGCCCGCGCTGGTGATCACGCGAGCTGGCGTCTTCACTTCTGGCCAACGCTTCGCCGGACCCGACGACGCTTGCTCTGACTCTACCGACGGTACGCTCTCTCCACTTTCGTGTGTTGGGGTACTTTCGCCCACGGCATTCTTGTTGTCTGCCGTATTTGGCTCACCCGTTGCCGCGTCCACACTCGGTGTCGATTCTGGTGTACCTACACCGGAATCAATGCCTTCCGAGGCATTACCTTGTGCCGAAGTCGGCTCACCGGTAGCCCCGTTCGCACTCGGTTTCTGCTCAGGGGTTGCCACACCGGAGTCAATACCTTCAGGAGCACTACCTTGTGCTGCCGTTGGCTCACCACTAGACACATCTGCACTTGGGTTCTGCTCAGGGGTTGCCACACCGGAGTCAATACCTTCTGATGCATTGCCTTGTGCCGAAGTTGGCTCACCACTAGACGCTTCCGCACTTGGTTTCTGCTCTGGCGTTGCCACACCGGAGTCAATACCTTCTGATGCATTGCCTTGTGCCGAAGTTGGCTCACCACTAAACGCATCCGCACTTGGTTTCTGCTCTGGCGTTTCCACACCGGAATCAATACCTTCTGGGGCACTACCTTGTGCCGAAGTTGGCTCACCGCTAGACACATCCGCACTTGGTTTCTGCTCTGGTGTTGCCACATTTGGCTCCACACCCTTCGAGCTGCCAGCTTGTGCTGGTGTGCCCGTTTGCGGCGCGTTCCCTTCTGCGTTCACACTGCCCTTCGATGACGGTCCCGTGCTTGCCGATGGCGTCGAAGAGGCTGGTATGCGATCGCGCATCTCATAGCCCATCGTCTCACCATTGCTGTCGACGCGTGTTGGACGGTAACCTGGGTTGCCATCAACGCTCGCGTTGCCCGCACTGGTGATCACTCGAGCTGGCGTCTTCACTTCTGGCCAACGCTTCGCCGGACCCGACGACGCTTGCTCTGACTCTACCGAAGGGGTGCTTTCGCCCACAGCATTCTTGTCGTCTGCCATGTTTGGCTCACCCGTTGCCGCGTCCACACTCGGTGTCGATGCTGGCGTACCTACACCGGAATCAGTGCCTTCTGGGGCATTGCCTTGTGCCGAAGTCGGCTCACCGGTAGCCCCGTTCGCACTTGGTTTCTGCTCTGGCGTTGCCACACCGGCATCAATGCCTTCTGAGGCATTGCCTTGTGCCGAAGTTGGCTCACCACTAAACGCATCCGCGCTTGGTTTCTGCTCTGGCGTTGCCACATTTGGCTCCACACCCTTCGAGCTGCCAGCTTGTGCTGGTGTCCCCGTTTTCGGCGCGT
Coding sequences within it:
- a CDS encoding FHIPEP family type III secretion protein, which codes for MISKLRNSTLLFNPSSVMIAFLLPTIILVTLPGVVIDFFLLISFVSSALLLIIMLENDQPLKVTFLPTMVLLLTTFRLLLSIATTRNIIANEDVGRVIETIGEFVMGGNLISGLLIFVIITIVQFLVVTKGGERVAEVGARFSLDALPGKQMTIDGDLKSGLISGEQAQKLRADLGTENKLFGSLDGAMKFVKGDAIAGILISLVNLFGGIYVGINQFDLSLSESVKRFSVLTIGDGLVSQIPSLLLSMACGVYLTRIKGSEDESSSFMSQMMAQIRTFWKSLLVVGVVIMLIGLLNPTLMYVCLPLAVLCVVMAILLWKKNGNNSVAVKFEPEGSGVFESLKFVFRDGQYQSLIKKRLKAVEERVWGQALGEPAVLVDPDLDVDIAVYISGIQTYQFSQSSAEGIVEILNDDTFNLHDDLSSNLDEIISYFIQTRLIEKYNLQHSCNIVAELASQSEIMKSEIDSAVGLNRVHDVLKQMIRSPEFYLDRVSFFESLIYWSRVENDPRNWLTRIRHQARYEITARLLNSDGKVHVMLLSPELTEEISGYVAGEFEDFERLIEIQKALKSEIKRLLLSHKNRPVLVVNDNELNVVKTFVQQVMSTLIVCSHSDIVDNNCISSSEVINIQ